The following coding sequences are from one Mugil cephalus isolate CIBA_MC_2020 chromosome 9, CIBA_Mcephalus_1.1, whole genome shotgun sequence window:
- the ech1 gene encoding delta(3,5)-Delta(2,4)-dienoyl-CoA isomerase, mitochondrial, which produces MLSVIFRSTLPKYWRLQGPGQFALRAMSSSSSSSSGASSPFTSLVVTRPTESITHVELHRPEKRNAMNKAFWSEMVECFNEIAVDPDCRAVVVSGAGKMFTAGIDLMDMASNIMQPEGDDAARISWNVRRIISKYQETFSVIEKCPKPVVVAVHGACIGGGVDLITACDIRLCTQDAWFQVKEVDIGLAADVGTLQRLPKVIGSRSLVNELALTARKMYADEAKSSGLVSRVFPDKEAMMSAALDMAGEMAARSPVAVQGTKINLIYSRDHSVSESLDYIATWNMSMLQTQDVMKSAQASMEKKSPKTIAFSKL; this is translated from the exons ATGTTGTCAGTGATTTTCAGGTCAACTCTGCCCAAAT aCTGGAGGCTGCAGGGTCCCGGTCAGTTCGCTCTCAGAGCcatgtcctcgtcctcgtcctcgtcctccggCGCCTCGTCTCCGTTCACCTCGCTGGTCGTCACTCGACCGACCGAGTCCATCACACATGTGGAGCTTCACCGGCCCGAGAAACGCAACGCCATGAACAAAGCCTTCTGGAG TGAGATGGTCGAGTGCTTTAACGAGATCGCTGTGGATCCAGACTGCAGAGCGGTGGTGGTTTCTGGAGCAGGGAAGATGTTCACAGCCG GCATCGACCTGATGGACATGGCCAGCAACATCATGCAGCCCGAAGGAGACGACGCGGCCAGAATCTCCTGGAACGTCCGACGAATAATCAGCAAGTACCAGGAGACGTTCTCCGTGATCGAGAAG tgTCCGAAGCCCGTGGTGGTGGCCGTCCATGGCGCCTGCATCGGAGGAG GCGTGGATCTGATCACAGCCTGCGACATCCGTCTGTGCACCCAGGACGCCTGGTTCCAGGTCAAG GAAGTGGACATCGGCCTCGCAGCAGATGTCGGGACTCTGCAGAGGCTTCCTAAAGTCATCGGCAGCCGCAG CCTGGTGAACGAACTGGCTCTGACGGCCAGAAAGATGTACGCGGACGAGGCCAAGAGCAGCGGACTGGTCAG TCGAGTGTTTCCAGACAAAGAGGCCATGATGAGTGCGGCTCTGGACATGGCCGGAGAAATGGCCGCTCGCAGTCCTGTGGCCGTGCAGGGCACCAAGATCAACCTCATCTACTCCAGAGACCACAGCGTCAGCGAGAGCCTGGACTACATA GCCACGTGGAACATGAGTATGCTTCAGACCCAGGACGTGATGAAGTCGGCTCAGGCCTCCATGGAGAAGAAGAGTCCCAAAACCATCGCTTTCTCCAAACTCTAG